In a genomic window of Flavobacterium sp. KACC 22761:
- a CDS encoding DUF4403 family protein, with translation MKLTSIFALFTAAAILAGCSTSQKLETLKPEPDDASPLVYDANPSFINLPINVKLADIENQTNALLNGLIYEDNNIEDDDIEMKVWKQAPIKIQNDPSNPDKKIKTILPLKATVKYRIGTKKLGVELYDTREFNLNGVITLSSDVALTNWKLNTKTEFKSLDWNESPTMMVFGKSMPITYLINPAISIFKSKIEKKIDESIEKSMDFKPNVLTALEKICTPFQMSDTYESWLRIAPIEVYSTNAKLKNDSFLLDMGMKCNMETIVGKQPESKFNANKIVLKPVAKIPNQVSANIAAISTYADASKIMTKNFADHEFGSGSKKVTVKNVSIWHKDGKMVIALDVLGSINGTLYLNGFPQYNPQTKEIYFDKLDYVLDTKSKLMRTASWLGQGYILRKMEASCRYSIQPNLEEGKKSMASYLRNYSPMPGVFVNGKMEDIVFDKIQLTNQAIIAFIKINGTVNVSVNGLK, from the coding sequence ATGAAGCTTACTTCAATTTTCGCTTTATTTACAGCTGCTGCAATCCTTGCTGGCTGTTCAACATCTCAAAAATTAGAAACTTTAAAACCGGAACCTGACGATGCGAGTCCATTGGTTTATGATGCAAATCCGTCGTTTATAAATTTGCCGATAAACGTAAAATTGGCTGATATCGAAAATCAGACGAATGCTCTTTTAAACGGATTGATTTATGAAGACAACAATATCGAAGATGACGATATTGAAATGAAAGTATGGAAACAGGCTCCAATAAAAATCCAGAACGACCCTTCAAATCCAGATAAAAAAATCAAAACTATTTTGCCTTTAAAAGCAACTGTAAAATATCGAATTGGAACAAAAAAACTGGGAGTCGAACTTTATGATACTCGTGAATTTAATTTGAATGGAGTAATCACTTTATCTAGCGATGTTGCTTTGACCAATTGGAAATTAAACACTAAAACCGAATTCAAATCATTGGATTGGAACGAAAGCCCAACTATGATGGTTTTTGGAAAAAGTATGCCAATTACCTATTTGATAAATCCAGCAATTTCTATTTTCAAATCAAAAATTGAAAAGAAAATCGACGAGTCAATAGAAAAATCAATGGATTTTAAGCCGAATGTTTTAACTGCATTAGAAAAAATATGCACTCCATTTCAAATGAGTGACACCTATGAAAGCTGGTTGAGAATTGCACCTATCGAAGTGTATTCAACAAATGCAAAACTCAAAAATGATTCCTTTTTATTAGACATGGGAATGAAATGCAACATGGAAACCATTGTTGGCAAACAACCAGAATCTAAATTCAATGCGAATAAAATTGTTTTGAAACCTGTTGCTAAAATCCCAAATCAGGTTAGCGCCAATATTGCAGCAATCTCCACTTACGCAGATGCTTCCAAAATCATGACGAAAAATTTTGCAGATCACGAATTTGGATCCGGAAGCAAAAAAGTAACGGTGAAAAATGTTTCCATTTGGCATAAAGATGGAAAAATGGTTATCGCATTGGATGTTTTAGGCTCAATAAACGGAACATTGTATCTTAACGGATTTCCGCAATATAATCCGCAGACAAAAGAAATCTATTTCGACAAATTAGATTATGTTTTGGATACCAAAAGCAAATTAATGCGTACTGCAAGCTGGCTAGGACAAGGTTATATTTTAAGAAAAATGGAAGCAAGTTGTCGTTACTCGATACAACCAAACTTAGAGGAAGGCAAAAAAAGCATGGCTTCTTATTTAAGGAATTATTCACCAATGCCCGGTGTTTTTGTAAATGGAAAAATGGAGGATATTGTATTTGATAAAATTCAATTGACAAATCAAGCAATT
- a CDS encoding ABC transporter ATP-binding protein yields the protein MIEIKDLHKSYKMGSSELHVLKGINFNIEEGELVAIMGSSGSGKSTLLNILGILDEADSGSYVLDKTPIKKLNETIASKYRNKFLGFVFQSFNLINYKSALDNVAMPLYYQGIKRKERYEIAMKYLQKVGLGSHSHHLPSELSGGQKQRVAIARALASNPKVLLADEPTGALDTKTSYEVMELIQGINDEGKTILIVTHEPDIAAMCKRNVVLKDGLIIDDKKVEQVRASSYV from the coding sequence ATGATTGAAATCAAAGATTTGCATAAATCCTATAAAATGGGAAGTTCAGAACTGCATGTGTTAAAAGGCATAAATTTTAATATTGAAGAAGGCGAGCTTGTAGCTATCATGGGATCTTCGGGATCTGGTAAATCGACGCTTCTTAATATATTAGGAATTTTAGATGAAGCCGATTCTGGAAGTTATGTTTTAGATAAAACTCCAATTAAAAAACTGAACGAAACCATTGCGTCTAAATACCGCAACAAATTTTTAGGATTTGTTTTTCAGTCTTTTAATTTGATCAATTATAAAAGCGCGCTTGATAATGTGGCAATGCCATTGTATTATCAAGGAATAAAAAGAAAAGAACGTTACGAAATTGCAATGAAATATTTGCAGAAAGTTGGGTTGGGTTCACATTCACACCATTTGCCAAGCGAGCTTTCTGGTGGACAAAAACAACGCGTTGCTATTGCAAGAGCGTTAGCCTCAAATCCAAAAGTATTATTGGCCGATGAGCCAACTGGAGCTTTGGATACTAAAACTTCTTATGAAGTAATGGAGCTTATTCAAGGAATTAACGATGAAGGAAAAACCATTTTGATCGTTACGCACGAACCTGATATTGCCGCAATGTGCAAAAGAAATGTGGTCCTGAAAGACGGACTAATTATCGATGATAAAAAAGTAGAACAAGTTAGAGCTTCATCATATGTTTAA
- a CDS encoding ABC transporter permease — MFNIERWQEIFEAISKNRLRTFLTGVSVASGIFILVILLGAGKGLQNGIEKQFERDAAGLIEVWSGTTTKEYKGLNPGRQIQLRNSDYNQSVQKFEDKLDLRSASYNFWGGTISYGKESASYQFRGVDPDHGSVENLTVVQGRFLNSNDLANNEKVAVIGMKVKTDLFKDKDALGKEIAINNVNFKVVGVFTDPGGEREESRAYLPRTTVQRAFGGGDKISYMSFNLKKTQDYDEALAESEKFTQDVKTLLKSKNMVAPDDDSGIGAYNSVKDAKQFYDLNLYIRLFFWWVGICTIIAGVVGVSNIMLIIVKERTKEIGIRKALGASPFSIITMILHESIFITTIAGFTGLLASLMLLEFVGPMVQSEYFRNPEVDFSVALTTLVLLVFAGAMAGFFPAYRAAKIKPIVALRDE, encoded by the coding sequence ATGTTTAATATTGAGCGTTGGCAAGAAATATTTGAAGCAATCTCCAAAAACCGATTAAGAACTTTTCTTACTGGGGTTTCTGTAGCGTCGGGAATTTTTATTTTGGTGATTTTGCTAGGAGCGGGAAAAGGGCTTCAAAATGGAATTGAAAAACAGTTTGAGCGCGATGCCGCCGGACTTATCGAGGTTTGGTCTGGAACGACTACAAAAGAATACAAAGGATTAAATCCGGGAAGGCAAATTCAGCTTAGAAACAGTGATTATAACCAATCGGTTCAAAAATTTGAGGATAAACTAGATTTGCGTTCTGCGTCATATAATTTTTGGGGTGGTACGATTTCTTATGGTAAAGAATCTGCGAGTTATCAATTTAGAGGAGTAGATCCTGATCATGGCTCAGTAGAAAACCTTACAGTTGTTCAAGGCCGATTTTTAAATAGTAACGATTTGGCTAACAATGAAAAAGTAGCTGTGATTGGGATGAAAGTAAAAACAGATTTGTTTAAAGATAAAGACGCTTTAGGTAAGGAAATCGCAATCAATAATGTCAATTTTAAAGTAGTGGGTGTTTTTACAGATCCTGGAGGAGAGAGAGAGGAATCCAGAGCGTATTTGCCTAGAACTACGGTGCAAAGAGCTTTTGGTGGAGGGGATAAAATTAGTTATATGTCTTTTAACTTGAAGAAAACACAGGATTATGATGAAGCTTTGGCAGAATCAGAAAAATTTACTCAAGATGTAAAGACGCTGCTTAAAAGCAAAAATATGGTCGCGCCAGATGATGATAGCGGAATTGGTGCGTATAATTCAGTAAAAGATGCCAAGCAATTTTATGATTTGAACTTATATATACGATTATTCTTTTGGTGGGTTGGGATTTGTACCATCATTGCAGGGGTTGTTGGTGTAAGTAATATCATGCTGATTATAGTGAAAGAAAGAACAAAAGAAATTGGAATTAGAAAAGCCTTGGGAGCATCTCCATTTTCTATTATTACCATGATACTTCATGAGTCAATTTTTATTACCACAATTGCTGGCTTTACCGGATTACTGGCTAGTTTAATGTTGCTGGAATTTGTTGGGCCAATGGTACAGAGTGAATACTTCAGAAATCCTGAAGTCGATTTCAGTGTCGCATTGACGACACTTGTATTACTTGTATTCGCGGGCGCAATGGCTGGTTTTTTTCCGGCATATAGAGCAGCCAAAATTAAACCTATTGTAGCACTTAGAGACGAATAA
- a CDS encoding ABC transporter permease, whose translation MFKKDNWDEILQALTANPFRTILTAFGVFWGIFILVILLAAGNGLENGIKKGFDGIATNTMFMWSQTTSKAYKGLPKTRRYDFRNSDVAALKAALPDLLYVSPRNQLGDFNGTNNVVRGTKTSAFTIYGDYPELIKQQPMDIIKGRFVNQQDILEKRKVCVIGQGVISELYGKEEECIGTYIKINSINFMVVGVYKSKQQGGNAEQEQKNIFIPFTTFQQAFNYGDKVGWMALTAKDETSITSLKPKILEIIKSLHSINPADDRAVGNFDLYEQFNKVQSLFNILKIIAYFVGTLVLISGVIGISNIMLIVVKERTKEIGIRRALGATPAAIRGQILSESIFLTIISGMLGIAVATGIIALLNLALDSMPPGGDTMFANPSVDLGVVFVALLILVGSGLLAGFIPAQTAINVKPVDALRTE comes from the coding sequence ATGTTTAAAAAAGATAATTGGGACGAAATTTTACAGGCATTGACTGCGAATCCTTTCAGGACGATCTTGACGGCTTTTGGGGTTTTTTGGGGAATCTTCATTTTGGTGATTCTGCTAGCGGCAGGAAACGGACTGGAAAATGGAATTAAAAAAGGTTTTGACGGAATTGCGACAAATACCATGTTTATGTGGAGTCAAACGACATCAAAAGCATACAAAGGTTTGCCAAAAACACGCCGTTATGATTTTAGAAATAGCGATGTTGCGGCGCTAAAAGCAGCTTTGCCAGATTTGTTATATGTTTCGCCAAGAAATCAGTTGGGAGATTTTAACGGGACAAATAATGTGGTGCGCGGAACAAAAACTTCTGCATTTACCATTTATGGAGATTATCCGGAACTGATTAAGCAACAGCCAATGGATATCATTAAAGGGCGATTTGTAAACCAACAGGATATTCTAGAAAAAAGAAAGGTTTGCGTAATTGGTCAAGGTGTTATCAGCGAACTTTATGGAAAAGAAGAAGAGTGCATTGGAACCTATATTAAAATTAACAGCATAAATTTTATGGTTGTTGGAGTTTATAAATCTAAACAACAAGGTGGAAATGCGGAACAGGAACAAAAAAATATTTTTATTCCGTTTACAACATTTCAACAAGCATTTAATTATGGTGATAAAGTGGGCTGGATGGCGTTGACGGCAAAAGATGAAACGTCGATAACGTCTTTAAAGCCAAAAATTCTAGAAATAATTAAATCATTGCATTCCATAAATCCGGCAGATGACCGTGCAGTAGGAAATTTTGATTTATATGAGCAGTTTAATAAAGTACAAAGTTTGTTTAATATCTTGAAAATCATTGCTTATTTTGTAGGAACATTAGTTTTGATTTCAGGAGTTATCGGGATTTCAAATATTATGCTCATTGTAGTTAAAGAACGTACAAAAGAAATAGGAATACGAAGAGCTTTAGGAGCAACTCCGGCAGCAATTCGTGGGCAAATTTTATCAGAATCTATCTTTTTAACTATTATTTCAGGAATGTTAGGAATTGCTGTTGCGACAGGAATTATTGCCCTCCTAAACTTAGCCTTAGATTCCATGCCCCCCGGTGGCGACACCATGTTTGCTAATCCAAGTGT